A genomic window from Micromonospora violae includes:
- a CDS encoding oxygenase MpaB family protein translates to MRGRYDNLTRTRDLDPVRDYLDIYQTMLRYEFPWDMKLGLNLAFNRSFSIPAIAAVHTATGELTERTQKRIDDTGLLMYEMVLNGFDQPRGRDALRRVNQIHRPYDISNDDFRYVLGCLVVIPTRWLQAYGWRPPCCHERHATYLFYRELGRRMGITDIPGSFDEFETWFTARDAAHLQPNDDAATIERATRMLMLTRIPRTLAPLGNALVSALYDAPLRRATRVDTPAWPIRAGLHLALKTRSRLQRWFGAPRTTPLFADGITAKSYPDGYEISQLGPHHLAGQRCDDGSHDGW, encoded by the coding sequence ATGAGAGGCCGCTACGACAACCTGACCCGCACCCGCGATCTCGACCCGGTGCGCGACTACCTGGACATCTACCAGACCATGCTGCGCTACGAGTTTCCGTGGGACATGAAGCTCGGGCTCAACCTCGCCTTCAACCGGTCCTTCTCCATCCCCGCCATCGCCGCTGTGCACACCGCCACCGGCGAGCTGACCGAACGCACCCAGAAGCGGATCGACGACACCGGCCTGCTGATGTACGAGATGGTGCTCAACGGCTTCGACCAGCCCCGCGGCCGCGACGCGCTGCGGCGCGTCAACCAGATCCACCGCCCCTACGACATCAGCAACGACGACTTCCGCTACGTCCTCGGCTGCCTGGTCGTGATCCCCACCCGCTGGTTGCAGGCCTACGGCTGGCGCCCACCCTGCTGCCACGAACGCCACGCCACCTACCTGTTCTACCGCGAGCTCGGCCGACGGATGGGCATCACCGACATCCCCGGGTCGTTCGACGAGTTCGAGACCTGGTTCACCGCCCGCGACGCGGCTCACCTACAGCCCAACGACGACGCGGCGACCATCGAACGGGCCACCCGCATGCTGATGCTCACGCGAATCCCCCGAACCCTCGCGCCACTGGGAAACGCACTGGTCAGCGCCCTGTACGACGCGCCGCTGCGGCGCGCAACGCGAGTCGACACGCCAGCCTGGCCGATCCGGGCAGGGTTGCACCTGGCCTTGAAGACGCGCTCGCGGTTGCAGCGGTGGTTCGGAGCGCCCCGGACGACGCCGTTGTTCGCCGACGGGATCACGGCCAAGAGCTACCCCGACGGGTACGAGATCAGCCAGCTCGGCCCGCACCACCTCGCAGGTCAGCGCTGCGACGACGGATCGCACGACGGCTGGTAG